A stretch of the Sulfurimonas sp. HSL-1656 genome encodes the following:
- a CDS encoding response regulator, whose translation MRVLIIENEIYLAQSIASKLGELGYQCDISSSIQDAFKGVAYDVVLLSTNISGQDIYPVIEAFRDAVVILMVSYISNDTVTKPLAAGAKDYILKPFMIEELIRKIEHFQEFNRLKLANETYKRYLDQHFKGVKITQDLDNVTPPVFIASNFQKYADRFAFDYAKTNGRELVYISLDNSSAFNEISKAPAAALLYITDFQSLKKADRKPFLELINARNVIVSSTDSVDVEGVQIIEIKSDSTVFEQGDILPIEDYVKYIVLNYQHKFPDTELSKKLGISRKSLWEKRKKYGIIKKK comes from the coding sequence ATGAGAGTATTGATTATTGAGAACGAGATCTATTTGGCACAGAGCATCGCCAGCAAACTGGGTGAACTGGGCTACCAGTGCGATATCAGCAGTTCCATCCAGGACGCTTTCAAAGGGGTCGCCTACGATGTCGTATTGCTCTCGACCAACATCAGCGGCCAGGACATCTACCCCGTCATCGAAGCGTTCCGCGACGCCGTCGTGATCCTGATGGTCTCGTATATCAGCAACGACACCGTGACCAAGCCGCTGGCCGCCGGGGCAAAAGACTACATTCTCAAGCCCTTCATGATCGAAGAGCTCATCAGGAAGATCGAACATTTCCAGGAGTTCAACCGCCTCAAACTGGCCAACGAGACCTACAAACGCTACCTCGACCAGCACTTCAAGGGGGTCAAGATCACGCAGGACCTCGACAACGTCACGCCACCGGTCTTCATCGCCTCGAACTTCCAGAAATACGCCGACCGCTTCGCCTTCGATTATGCGAAAACCAACGGCCGGGAGCTCGTCTACATCAGCCTCGACAACTCCAGCGCTTTCAACGAGATTTCCAAAGCGCCGGCGGCCGCCCTGCTCTACATCACCGATTTCCAGTCGCTGAAGAAGGCCGACCGCAAACCCTTCCTCGAGCTCATCAACGCGCGCAACGTCATCGTCTCCAGTACCGATTCCGTCGATGTTGAAGGCGTCCAGATAATTGAGATAAAAAGTGACAGCACGGTCTTCGAACAGGGCGATATCCTCCCGATCGAGGACTATGTTAAATATATCGTGTTAAATTATCAGCATAAATTCCCCGATACGGAACTCTCCAAAAAACTGGGAATCTCGCGTAAAAGCCTCTGGGAGAAGCGTAAAAAGTATGGCATCATCAAGAAAAAATAG
- a CDS encoding phosphatidylglycerophosphatase A: MFLTVGYSGLSPKAPGTVGTLVSLPAGMAILLFLGPQTLFLATILITLIAVKTIDAHEQAGNPHDDQRIVIDELAGMWLALAIAPGIMIAPEALMQWENGFVIQSLLGFAFFRLYDIKKPSMIGRIDREAKGGIGVMGDDLLAGVLAGISTAIVWQVILKAMAAFSA; this comes from the coding sequence ATGTTTCTGACCGTAGGCTACAGCGGTCTCTCCCCCAAAGCCCCCGGCACCGTCGGCACCCTGGTCTCTTTGCCTGCAGGGATGGCCATTCTGCTCTTCCTGGGCCCGCAGACCCTCTTCCTGGCGACGATCCTCATCACGCTGATCGCCGTCAAAACGATTGACGCCCACGAACAGGCCGGCAATCCCCATGACGACCAGCGTATCGTGATCGACGAGCTCGCAGGGATGTGGCTGGCACTGGCCATTGCACCCGGCATCATGATCGCGCCGGAAGCGTTAATGCAGTGGGAAAACGGCTTTGTCATTCAGAGCCTGCTCGGATTCGCTTTTTTCCGTCTTTACGATATCAAGAAACCGTCGATGATCGGCCGTATCGACCGTGAGGCAAAAGGGGGAATCGGGGTCATGGGCGACGACCTGCTCGCCGGCGTCCTTGCGGGGATCTCCACGGCTATTGTGTGGCAGGTTATCCTCAAAGCCATGGCGGCTTTTTCCGCTTAG
- a CDS encoding bifunctional 2-C-methyl-D-erythritol 4-phosphate cytidylyltransferase/2-C-methyl-D-erythritol 2,4-cyclodiphosphate synthase: MKKQWLRIGDAPLWQFVTDRFIRSGQFAEVIITAHPDEADYMRLHGAYRVVSGGSDRQASLRHALAEVKTPYVMVTDVARGCIDTALVSRLIAARDQADCIVPALGVHDTVTFRGETIDRGALLRIQTPQLSKTDVLKTALATDETYTDESSAIVAAGGSRHFVEGDEAARKLTTLADLKAMACFEGPAATVLTGNGFDVHAFDTVGSMVLGGVAIDHPVGFKAHSDGDVAIHALIDALLGAAGLGDIGMLFPDTDDTYKGIDSAELLDTVVTRLKRYGFGIVNADITIAAQAPRLSPYKEAMRQRLGAILDLPPVRVSVKATTTEKLGFVGRKEGVAVMASATLNYINWTQL, encoded by the coding sequence GTGAAAAAACAGTGGCTTCGCATCGGCGACGCACCGCTGTGGCAATTTGTTACCGATCGTTTCATCCGGAGCGGACAATTTGCAGAAGTGATCATCACCGCCCATCCCGATGAAGCCGACTATATGCGCCTGCACGGTGCGTACCGTGTCGTCAGCGGCGGCAGCGACCGCCAGGCCTCCCTGCGCCATGCACTGGCCGAGGTCAAAACCCCCTACGTCATGGTCACCGACGTCGCCCGCGGCTGCATCGACACGGCGCTTGTTTCACGCCTCATCGCGGCACGGGATCAAGCGGACTGCATCGTACCGGCCCTCGGCGTCCATGATACCGTCACCTTCCGCGGCGAGACGATCGACCGCGGCGCGCTGCTGCGCATCCAGACCCCCCAGCTCTCCAAGACGGACGTGCTCAAAACGGCCCTGGCCACCGATGAAACCTATACCGATGAGAGCAGTGCCATCGTCGCCGCCGGCGGCAGCCGCCACTTTGTCGAGGGGGATGAAGCGGCCCGAAAACTGACGACGCTGGCCGACCTGAAGGCCATGGCATGCTTCGAGGGACCTGCGGCGACCGTGTTGACCGGCAACGGTTTTGACGTTCATGCCTTCGATACCGTAGGGAGTATGGTCCTCGGCGGCGTGGCCATCGACCACCCCGTCGGGTTCAAAGCCCACAGCGACGGCGACGTCGCCATCCACGCCCTCATCGACGCCCTGCTCGGCGCCGCGGGCCTTGGGGACATCGGGATGCTCTTTCCCGATACGGACGACACCTACAAAGGGATCGATTCGGCCGAACTGCTGGACACCGTCGTGACGCGGCTGAAGCGCTACGGTTTCGGCATCGTCAACGCCGACATCACGATCGCGGCGCAGGCCCCGCGCCTCTCGCCTTATAAAGAAGCGATGCGGCAACGGCTCGGTGCCATTCTCGATCTCCCGCCCGTGCGCGTCAGCGTCAAAGCGACAACGACGGAAAAACTCGGCTTCGTCGGCCGTAAAGAGGGGGTCGCCGTGATGGCCTCCGCTACCTTAAATTATATAAATTGGACACAGTTATGA
- a CDS encoding sulfate adenylyltransferase, with the protein MASSRKNSALFLDQEALSALSILKAGMLSPVTELMNEAQMKQVLSTGRFDDTTFPFPFILAPAGSTNEKVLGGAKQGETLDLFVDGELSGTITVDEVYEIDPNERVRHIYGTDNPSHPGVSSTLKRLGKRAVSGALSLLNDPVAPILQNIEEAKQRIGAKHTTAIMMAANPLHRAHERLIRQTLDSTDLVVIFLLKPYNTADLSYEIREQALTYFVENYLPRNRVVIIPLEYSYIFAGYNEVIIDAIVAKNFGCDRLMIGQNHAGVGMYYDHNSNQSVKDRMYGIDIEVAIAREYVYCNECKTLVSTQTCPHGNHHHISYHADSILELVKTGLMPPAVLMRKEISAILLCRLFPGRIKNIEKLYYDIMPVNGLLEEHTDRDFYIKLMELYQTTSLT; encoded by the coding sequence ATGGCATCATCAAGAAAAAATAGCGCCCTTTTCCTCGACCAGGAAGCGCTCTCGGCCCTCAGCATCCTCAAAGCCGGCATGCTCTCGCCGGTCACGGAGCTGATGAACGAAGCGCAGATGAAGCAGGTCCTCTCCACGGGCCGTTTCGATGACACGACCTTCCCTTTCCCGTTCATTCTCGCCCCGGCCGGCAGTACCAACGAAAAGGTCCTCGGCGGTGCCAAGCAGGGGGAGACACTCGACCTCTTCGTCGACGGTGAACTCTCCGGAACCATCACGGTCGACGAAGTCTACGAGATCGACCCCAACGAGCGTGTCCGCCACATCTACGGGACGGACAACCCCTCGCATCCCGGGGTCAGCTCGACCCTCAAGCGCTTGGGGAAACGCGCCGTCAGCGGTGCGCTGTCACTGCTGAACGACCCGGTCGCGCCGATTCTCCAAAACATCGAAGAGGCCAAACAGCGTATCGGCGCGAAGCATACGACCGCGATCATGATGGCGGCCAACCCCCTGCACCGCGCCCATGAACGTCTTATCCGCCAGACCCTGGACAGTACCGACCTCGTCGTCATCTTCCTGCTCAAACCCTATAACACGGCGGACCTCAGCTACGAGATCCGGGAGCAGGCGCTCACCTACTTCGTCGAGAACTACCTCCCCCGCAACCGGGTCGTCATCATCCCGCTGGAGTACAGCTACATCTTCGCGGGCTACAACGAGGTGATCATCGATGCCATCGTCGCGAAGAACTTCGGCTGCGACCGTCTGATGATCGGCCAGAACCATGCCGGCGTCGGCATGTACTACGACCACAACAGCAACCAATCCGTCAAGGACCGCATGTACGGCATCGACATCGAGGTCGCCATCGCGCGCGAATACGTCTACTGCAACGAGTGCAAGACACTGGTAAGCACCCAGACCTGCCCCCACGGCAACCACCACCACATCTCCTACCACGCCGACTCCATCCTGGAGCTCGTCAAAACAGGGCTGATGCCGCCGGCGGTGCTGATGCGCAAGGAGATCTCCGCCATCCTGCTCTGCCGCCTCTTCCCGGGCCGCATCAAGAACATCGAGAAGCTCTACTACGACATCATGCCGGTCAACGGCCTGCTCGAAGAGCATACCGACCGCGACTTCTACATCAAACTGATGGAACTCTACCAGACGACATCGCTGACCTGA